In the Synergistaceae bacterium DZ-S4 genome, TCTCTCCACACGTTGCAGCTTGCGGTCCCGCTGACAATTCTGATCCTCTTTGGCACTGTCCGCCTCAGTAATAGTGCCCCTTTTGGCGCGTTCCTGCTATAGTATACACTTAGGACTGCGGGAGATGAACGATATGGTGGAGGGTCTCAGCATAAATTCAACGGACTTCGAAGTCAGGCGCAGCATAAGGCGCAGGAGGATATCCATGGGATTCGACGCTGAAGCAGGAACTTTTTTTATTGCCGCCCCGGCAAAGCTCCCTCAGGCTGACATCGTCCGTACCATAATGCCGCAGTTCGGCCGCCTGATGAGCAGCTTAATTTCCGCCGCAAAACGGACCGCTCTTCCTCATAAGTATGAAGATGGTGAAAAATTTTACTACAAAGGGGTAGAATATCCTCTGAAACGCGTTCACCCGGAAAAGGAGGCATCCCTCTCTTTTCGGGAAGGTATCTTTTTCATCTCTGAAAGCACGTCGGGAAATGAGAGAAAAACATTTGAAGCATGGTACAAAAGGGCTCTTTATGACGAGATCCGCAAAATCCTTCCCGAATGGACCAGAAGGATAAAGGTCAACCCTGCAGTGGTAAACATAAAGACTGTCAGGTCTGTCTGGGGAAGCTGTTCAGCAAAGGGGAACCTGACTTTCTCAACAAGGCTGGCGCTTGTTCCTTCCGATCTCCTTGAATACGTCACTGCGCATGAACTGTGCCATCTGAGGCATATGGACCATTCGGCCTCATTCTGGGAAGAACTGTCGGTGCATATGTCAGACTGCAAAGAGAGAAGAAAAAAACTTAGAGATCAGGAATATCTGTACAAATGGTGGTAAGGGGAAAAAACAACATGACCGGGAGATGCATCGCTGAATGAAAGGACCTTTTTGCTATCCTGATAATTTCCTGCGCCTGCTTGGAACGGGGGGCGCAAGGTTCACCATGCTCAAACAGCTCAGAAAGACCGGAGGGATATGGTTCACATACGGAGGGCTCAACGGAGTCATAGATCCGGGACCGGGGTCTCTCTACCATATGTGCAGTGCGGTGCCTCCGCTCGATCCGCATGAGCTCAGGGCGATAATGCTCACCCACAGGCACCTGGACCACAGCACTGACTTGAACGTGGCCGCAGAAGCGATGACGGGAGGGGGCTTTGAAAAGCAGGGACTGGTGATACTTCCCGATGATTCTGCAGGGGGACCTAACCCCGTTCTCCTCAAATACATCGTGCAGAAGGTAGGCGGCGTCGTAATAGCTGAAGACGGGAAAAGGATCGGCCTCGGGATGGGAGTCTCGGCCGAACCTGTTATCCATATACACCACGGGGTCGACTGCTTCGGCTATATATTCCGCAAAAAGGGGCTAAGGACATGGGGCGTCATCAGCGATACGAGACCGCTCGACCATCTCGCGGAAAGATACTCCGAGTGTTCCCTGGTGACCCTGAATGTCACATTCCCGAACAAAAAACCCAGGCTCGACCACATGTCTGCCGAAGACGCGGGCGAACTGCTGCAGAAGCTCCATCCGGAAGTGGCCCTCATAACTCACATGGGGGTGAT is a window encoding:
- a CDS encoding MBL fold metallo-hydrolase: MKGPFCYPDNFLRLLGTGGARFTMLKQLRKTGGIWFTYGGLNGVIDPGPGSLYHMCSAVPPLDPHELRAIMLTHRHLDHSTDLNVAAEAMTGGGFEKQGLVILPDDSAGGPNPVLLKYIVQKVGGVVIAEDGKRIGLGMGVSAEPVIHIHHGVDCFGYIFRKKGLRTWGVISDTRPLDHLAERYSECSLVTLNVTFPNKKPRLDHMSAEDAGELLQKLHPEVALITHMGVIMIEAGPEKYAKMISTEKTRVIAGRDGMVIDLDTLKAYAEAAGAVSCDTFMPIEE
- a CDS encoding M48 family metallopeptidase encodes the protein MNDMVEGLSINSTDFEVRRSIRRRRISMGFDAEAGTFFIAAPAKLPQADIVRTIMPQFGRLMSSLISAAKRTALPHKYEDGEKFYYKGVEYPLKRVHPEKEASLSFREGIFFISESTSGNERKTFEAWYKRALYDEIRKILPEWTRRIKVNPAVVNIKTVRSVWGSCSAKGNLTFSTRLALVPSDLLEYVTAHELCHLRHMDHSASFWEELSVHMSDCKERRKKLRDQEYLYKWW